The sequence below is a genomic window from Candidatus Omnitrophota bacterium.
TCTTAACGCAGGCAGCCTTGTATTTCCCGGCCACAAAAGCGATATCCTGCATATTCATCCAATCAGTCTCGAAATCAGCCCCCGCGGAAAAATAAAGCGGCTTCTTCTTTTTAAACAACCGGATACCGTATTTAGCCGGGTTATCCAGGACATCCGTGCCGAAGAAGAGGATCAACTGTTGTCCCGCGGAATTGCCTTTTATCTTCACCCCCAACCCCTGCAGAAAGCCCAAGGTCCGCAAACAAGACTCCCGGGTCTGTTTCGGCAAGCCGTATAAAGTAAAAACCTCGGGCTCAATACCCGCGGCCCGGGTAGCTTTAATAGTCGCTTCAAATTGGCGCAGATCGATCCGTTTATTGATCGCTTTGTTCACCTTGGGATCCACTGATTCCAGGCCATAGGCAATATACTTCACCCCTGCCTGGGCCATAAGCTTTAACAGCTGCGCATCCACTAACTCCGGGCGCGTCTCGCACCAGATCTCGGTCTTCCAGCGTTTCCTGATGATCCCGCGCATTATCCGTCTGACCCGGCTCTTATCAAAGGTAAAAGACGGATCAGCGAAGAAAAACCTGCGTATCCCGTTTTTATAGCAAATATCCATATCCGCCAGCACCCGGCCAGGCGAATGCGAACGGATAGTCCGTTTAAAAGCCTTCGGGGTATAGCAGAAATTACAGTTATAAGTACAGCCGCGGGAAGTAAGCATTGCCGCGCCAGTATGATCGCTCCAGCGAAAGACTTGAGTCTGATAAGGAGACGGGAATTTATCCAAATTACGGGCCAATGGCTGGGATTGCGTTTCATAAAGTTTATCTTCAGCCCTAAAGACTATGCCTTTGACTTTAGTGATATCCCCCTGCTTTTCCAGGCATTTGATCAATGCAGGCATTACCGCCTCTCCTTCGCCCTTGCAGATCACATCCACATTAGGCATCTGGCCTAATGCCTCGCCCGGCATAAAAGTAGCCTGCGGCCCGCCTAAAACCACCACAATCGACGGATCGCACATCTTGATCAACTTGGCCAATTGCATTGCCAGATGGATATTCACCTGACATACCGACAAACCCACCACATCCGGCTTATACTTCAGCACAAACCTGCTGATCGATTTATCCGTAAGCGTGGTAAGAGAGTCTATTTCGGCGATAACCGAATCAATATTATTTTTAGCCAGGCTGGCGGCGATATAACCGAGGGATATGGGAAAAAGATCGCCTCCCAACGGAGGCAGATTAAAAAGCAGGACTTTAATATTCATACCTGATTATACATCCTCCATCTCATCACCTCAACAACAAAAAGGCGCCGGAGTATCGATCAATCCCTGCGGAATCCGATCGGCGGTTTCTTAGGCTCTGGCGGCGGATCCAGGAGCTTTTTGAACGCCTCGAATACAACTAAGAATTGTTTATCATATTTCTGTTCCATCTCTTCAATCTTACGTTTTAACCCTGCATAGGTCAAACCTGTCCTACGCATTATCACAAATGCGCGCATGATCTGAATATTCACCGCGACCGCCTGTTCACTATTCAAAACACTCGATAACATCGCCACTCCCTGTTCGGTAAAAACATATGGAAACACGGTAGAATGTTTAAGCGTGTTGAACCGGTCGCAATTTGCGACCAGTTCTTCTTTTTCTTTTCTAGTTAATCGAAACATGAAATCATCAGGGAAACGATTTCGGTTACGTTTAACCTGTTCATTAAGTCGTTTTGTTGACACCCCGTACAATATCGCTAAATCCACGTCGATCATGACCTTCCGGCCTCTAAAACTAAAAATCCTTGAGGCTACAAGATCAACTGACAATACCCCAGACATACCGTTCCCCTTTCTGCTCTAATAGACGCGCGAAACCGGGGGAAAATCCCCTTTACAGCTTCTTTCATCATTCCACATACGGCATTCATCCAGCGCCAATTCCGAAAATATCCTCAAACCCTGATCCGGGGATAAACTGAATTTTTCCAGAATGGCTAGCGCTTCTTTTGAAGGGTGATGCGCCAGAAGGATCAAAACCGCCTGCTTGGTTCTAAGCTGGACCTTGCCACGAAAAAGCAGCATCCCCATGCGCCGAATATTATCGAGAGACAAACTTTCATACCCCTTAGGCAAAAGCGCGTGGCTGCTAATGAACACTTCCACTTCATTCATGCCTGGTTTCCCGCATTCGACAAGACCCGCGCGCATATCCATGCGCCCCTTACTCAAAAGCATGTTTAAATAAGCCCAAAATTCGATCTCAGTCATTGTTATCTCCTTTCCTTTTATTTTTTTGATTATTCTCTGTTAAACCCGATCGGCGGCTTCTGCGGCACAGGCACCGACTCCAGCAATTTCTTGATCGCCTCAAAAATAAGCTGGATATTATCATCGTGATTCTCATATTTTTTCTCCAGCTCCGCGATCGATAATGCTCGCGGCATATCTTCTCCTTGCCCACGGGGGCAACACCCGCGCAACTCTGATACGCGCGGGGGATCCCCATAGACAAACAAATCCTCCTTTCTACCCTAATAGACGTACGAAAAGGAAAGATCTAACACAAATTCTCAAACAAAAAAAGCGCCGAGTACTCCAGCGCTTCTCATAAAACCAAAACGTTATCTTTATTCCCTATTTAAATATTTACCAGATCAAAAACATTTATTTATAACTCCAATAATCACTGGTGGTGACCTCACCTCGAAAACTGTACAACTTCCAGGTTGAGAAATTTGCCTTGATTCAAAAGAAAAAAACCGACCACATGGCCAGGTTAAATATAGCTATAACTGTAAGGCGATCTCGTCTACAGGGAAGAACATACTTTGCTCCTAACTATCTTAAATTATAGCACTTTGGGATAAGGGAAACACAGGGATTTCGAGGGTTATGGCGTTCCATGGGGGACACTTCTCTTAGCGCCGCCAATTGAGTTCAACAGGCGAGAAATGTCCCCATCTACTTCATACGAGAAATTTACGGTGGGGGTGAGATTTGAACTCACGAAGGACTTACGCCCTTAACAGTTTTCAAGACTGCCGCTTTCAACCGCTCAGCCACCCCACCTAAAAGATTGCGTGCGGTGTGGTTGCCTCTCTTAAGCTCGGCCTACCACCCCGCCAAACCTTGTAGGCTGAGATCTATTTCGGAATAAAGATCTGATTGAATACTGCCTGGAATATATGCGTAGCTGTCTGGAATGACGCGTTAAAGTAAGTTACGAATGAGAACTTTTCCACGATCAGGCTTAAGCAGAAAGCTAACAGGATCAGGTTCAGGATATATACCAGGGAAAAACCGAATATGTAATTGGCTTTTAAGAAATCACCCTGCTTTGACCTTAAGGACTTGGCCCCGAAAACCAGGTGCAGGCACAGGCTGAAGCTTCCCAAAGCGATAAACAGGCCGGTAAGGCCTTTAGAGCCCCAAAACAGGTTGAACAACGGGTATACGCAGAAGATTATGATGGTATATATCGGCAGGACATACGGCGCAACCTTTACCAAAGGCGCGAAGAATTTAAATACAAGCATCAGGATCTTCTGCCCTTTATTATAAACAATGGACAGTTCATAAACAAAAAAATGGATCACTACGAACGCGCCTATCCCGGACCAGAAATACTCCTGCATGGCCTTGTCAGCCAGCCCCAGTTCCTTCAGGAAGGTCATTGAATAGGAATAAACGAAACAAAGCAGGGAAATCCCGACAGCAAGCTTGAATATACTTAACACCTTATCCAGGATCAACCTGAACTTTGGCTTTATGTCCCCGCCGGCATCCAAGCCCGGATCAAGCTGGCCGAAATCAATGTTACTGCCTTCGTCCTTAAGAAATCCTCTCTTGGCCATCAAAATAGCTCCTTAGGCATTCAGGGATCAGGATCGACCCGTCTTTCTGCTGGTAATTCTCCAAGATCGCGATTACCGTCCTGGCCAATGCAACCCCTGAACCATTTAGTGTATGAACGAAATCCATTTTCTTGGTATCTTTTCTTCTAAAACGTATATTCGCCCTGCGGGCCTGAAAATTCTCGAAATTCGAGCAGCTGGATACCTCCAGCCATTTATCCGCGCCTGAGGCATATGCCTCCAGGTCATAACATTTGCTCGCCGCGAAACTTATATCCTGGGTGGCCAAGGATATTACCCGGTAAGGCAGCCCCAGGGCCTGCAAGACCTCTTCAGCGTTGCCTACCAGAGATTCCAATTCAGCGTAAGAATCCTCGGGTTTGACGAACTTGACCATCTCTACCTTATCGAACTGGTGCACGCGCATCATTCCCCGGGTATCTTTGCCATAAGAGCCAGCCTCCCTGCGAAAACATGCAGTGTAGGCGGTCAGATATTTAGGCAGATCCTCCTCATTCAAGACCTCATCGCTGTAAATATTGGTCACCGGGACTTCCGCAGTAGGGATCAGGTAAAGATCATCGTCTTTTAATTTGTACATATCCTCTTCCATCTTGGGCAGTTGGCCGGTTCCGGTCATAGTCTTGCGATTGACCAGGAATGGAGGGAATATTTCAGTATAGCCGTGCTTCCTGGTATGCAGATCGAGCATAAAATTTATCAAAGCCCGCTCCAGCTTAGCGCCCCAGCCTTTGAAGAGCAGGAAATTCGCTCCGCTGAGCTTGGTCCCTCTGGCAAAATCCACGATATCCAGTTTCTGGCAGAGCTCTATATGATTTAAAGGCTTGAAGTCGAATTTCGGCGCAGCGCCCCAGGAACGCTCGACGCGCGCCTTATCCGGAGCGCCTACAGGAACAGATGTGTGCGGGATGTTCGGAATGGTAAGAAGCAACTGGTTCAGATTCACGTCGCTTTCTTTAATCTGGGCATCCAATCGGTCGATCTTTTCAGCGATGTATTTCATCGAGGAGATCCGCTCTTTAGGGTCCTTCTTTTCCTTAAGCAGGGCGCTGATCTCGTCATTGGCCTTGTTCTTCTGCGCCCGTAATTCCTCCAACTCAACCAGTATCTTGCGCCGGGAATTATCCAGATCCAATATCTGCGCCAGGTTGAATTTGGAATTGCGGTCCTTTAAAGCCTTTGCCACGACTTCCTGATTTTCCCGGATGAATTTTATGTCTAACATTTAGGAGCTCCTCAAATTTGACCTGCCATTGAAGCGAAAATTCGCCACCGGATCTTCTGTGAGGGGCCTTATAAGTCCGGGACGTTTTTTCAGCACTTAATGATCTATCAGGATAGAAATTTTATTCCGGTGGAGAAGATGGCCGCGTTATCCGGCCTTTGCCAGACAACCTTGCCCAATACTTCGATATGTTCGGGTTTGTCTCCGGGCAGGTCGAATTCCAGGCGCAGGACAGTGCCGAGCGGCAATACCCGATTCACCTTAAGGCATAACCCGCCCTGGCTGATATCCTCGGTCGAACCTGTTTCATAGGCCGGCATGACGATCGCAAAGCTTACTTGGGTAGCGACGTTTATCCTGGGGAACTGCCTTTGCTCCGTGGGAATCTGGTCTTCAGACATCTAAATTCACCTGGCCTTTCAGCCTTTGCCTGACCTTTCGACCTGCAAGAGATAAAAAGTGAGCCGCCGTGGAATCGAACCACGAACCTTGACCTTAAGAGGGTCCTGCTCTACCAATTGAGCTAGCGGCCCGAAGACTATTTATATGCCGCTGTGCTTCAGGGCGTGCGGCTAAACTATGGCTTTCCGTAAATTATCTGTAGTATTTTATCTTAAATCCCTGTTATTTGCAATTGTAATTTTTATAAATCAGCAAGAAATTTTTATGCGCCCAGGAGGAATCGAACCTCCAACACCCAGCTCCGAAGGCTAGTGCTCTATCCAATTGAGCTATGGGCGCGCAAAGATATTCGCAACCCGTTTCACCGCAATGAATAACAAGACCGGGTCTTGAAGTTAGAAGATCTCGCAGTTAGGGCCGATAAGATCCTGAATCTCTTTGAGGCGGATGTCATCTACTTTAAGCGCTCCCGCTTCAGCGGTGTTGCGCGCCGGAGAATTCAACTGCACCTTATCCGGCTTGATCTGATCGATCGCTTCTTTGAGCCTGCGGATATGCGCCGGAGAATCATTCATGCCTTTGATCAACATTACCTCCAGCCAGATCTTCCCCTTGAATTCTTTTCTCAGCTCGATCAATCCGCTGATTATATCCCCGACCTTTATCTGCGGATCAGGCCGGTCAATCGCCTGGAATATCGCGTCGGTTACCGCGTCCAGAGAAGGGATTATTAATTCGGCCTGGAGCAATTGCTGCCGGGCCTCGGAAGAGCTTAACAAAGAAGAATTAGTGATCACGCATACCGGAACAGTTGTGGCTTTTTTTATCCGGCGGATAAGCTCATCTATCCGTATATTCAACAGCGGCTCCCCTGTTCCGGAAAGAGTGACATAATCCAGCTCTTTTGCCTGATCAGGGTTACACTCCATCCAGGAGCTGAATTCCGCGAAGATCTCTTCGATCTTTACGTATTCCTTCCTCTGCAGGTAGCGGTTCCTGGTCCTGCCTAATTGGCAATAGACGCAGTCGAAATTACAGGTCTTGAAATCAGTCAATGAAACCCCTAAAGACCTGCCGATCCTGCGCGAATTTACCGGTCCGTATATGTATTTCATAATAAAAACCCCCCATCCTCTTAAGATCTTACGCGACTTAACAAGATGGGGGCATTTGAGTTGCTACGATTATTTTACCTCTATCACCGAATTCTGCGTGCCAAAAGAATTAAAAACCGCAGCCGCTTTGGGATCAGTCATCCATGACCCATCCACGAAGAACTTATATTCATATTTCCCGGGCTTAAGACTGGCCTTGACCGACCAATTTCCCCTGGTATCCTTTTTAGCCGGTAAACCCTTGGGATCCCAGTTGTTAAAGCATCCCGCGACCGAGACCTTTTTGGCTTTAGGCGAATAAATCTTGAATTGCGTAACCGTGGCAGTTACTTTTGGTTTTGACCCGGAACACGTTTTAGCCATAACGACCTCCTTCTTTCTTATATTAATTTATACCCTTTCTGCGCAGACTGTCAAGGAGTTTTTAATGAGCAGATAACTTACGGGGCCTCTATCCTACTAGTTACAACGACGTAAGTTATAGTGAAACGTCTGCGAATTATGAGCACCGAAAGTCTTTATCCAGCGAAATACCGTGAAGCGGGGCCCCCGGAAGCTACGAGAGAATTTGGCACAAATTTGCGAGTGTTTTGCTTACGGGATCAACGCGCAAAGGATGTTACACCGCAACTATCGCGATGCCTTTCCTATCCGCCAGCGCCAGAGAGTCTTTCATATCCAAGAAAAGGGTTTTATCCGCTTCGATCGCCAGGCAGGACGCCTTGGCGCAGATCAACGTCTTTATTGTCTTAAGCCCGATCACCGGAAGGTCAAAACGCATATCCTGGTCAGGCCTGGCTGCCTTGGCCACGATCATTCCCGAACGCGCTATCCTTCCAGCTCTGCGGATAAGGTTATCCGTACCTTCTAAGGCCTCTACGCCGACTATAGCTTTGTTCCTAACCGCCACAGTAAGCCCGATATCCAGGCCAGCCACTTTTCTGGCCAGGTTTATACCGAAATACACATCCTCCCATTCCAAAGGATCCGGCTGCCTCTTAGTGAGCGTTCCCTTAGCCGGCATAAAATCCTGCAGGTACGTGCTCGAGTCGATCAATTCCAAGCCTTCGCTTTCCAGCTTTTTGGCGATAGCGGCGAATATTGTGTTGGCCTTTCTATCGGTTATGTTCAGCAGGAGCTCTTGTATCTGCTTGCTGTTGCGCACTTCCCTGCTAAAAAGCCTGGCTGGGCTTATCTGCCCGGCCATGATCACTTTTTTCACGCCTTCGGATCTGAAGATATCTATTATCCGGGACAGGTCGCTTAAGGAAACCCAATAAAACTTATCCGCGTATTTCTTCAGCTGCCAGCTGGTCTCGCCGCGGATCCCCGCAGCAACGATATAGCAGCCTTTTTTCTTGGCTTCTTCCGAAAATATTACCGGGAACCGCCGGTTACCGGCGATCAATCCTATCTTATCCATTTTATTCTTCGTTTCTTTTAGGTAAACGGCAGGAACGGCAGACCCCACGCGAAGAGTTGTCGATAAAATCAAGCAGGTATGCTACTTCCGCACAATGATCCTTTTCTTCTTTTAACCGGATAACCGCCTTCTTAAGAGGAAGCCCGGAATTAAAAAGCACCTTAAAGGCATGGCCCAGGGCCTTGATCGACTCCCGTGAGATATTATACCTTTTCAACCCCACCATATTCAATCCGTACAGCCGCGCCGGATGCCCGTCGCAGGCCGAAAAAGGCGGGACATCCTGGACCGCCTTGGAAAGCCCGGCCAATATGGAATATTTACCAACCCTGACAAACTGGTGCGCCGCGCCGAAGCCGCTGATATGCACATAATCCTCGACCACAACATGCCCGGCCAGAGTAGCGGCGTTAACGATCACGCAATGGTTGCCTACACAACAGTCATGGGCGACATGGGCATAAGCCATAAACAGGTTATTGTTGCCGATGACGGTCTTGCCGCCCTCGCCTGTCCCCGGGTTCAGGGTGCAGAATTCCCGGATGACATTGTTATCCCCTATCTCCAGAAAGCTTTTCTCGCCTTTGAATTTAAGGTCCTGGGGCTTGTTGCCCACTGCCGCAAAACTGAAGACCTCGCAGTTGGCGCCGATAGTGGTGTTGCCCTGGATAACGCTGTGCCCGGCGATCTTAGTGCCCGGCCCGATAACCACATTATCGCCGATTATCGAGTAAGGCCCGACTTCAACATCAGCGGCCAGACTGGCTTTATCCGAAACTATAGCGGTAGAATGTATTCTCATTATTTTCAACTGTCTCCGAACGCGAACATCATATCAGCCTCAGCCACTACCTGTCCGTCAACTGTAGCCTGGCCGTGGACCTGTCCGGTCTTGGACCTTAACTTGACCGCGGTGACCTCAAAAACCAGCTGATCGCCGGGGATAACGACTTTGCGGAATTTAGCGTTGTTTATGGACATAAAGAAAGCGATCTTGCCCCGGTTCTCCGCCTGGGACAAAAGCATTACCCCGCCTACCTGAGCCATTGTTTCCAAAATTATCACTCCGGGCATAACCGGCTTCTCCGGAAAATGACCCTTAAAAAAATAATCGTTTATGGTGACGTTCTTTATGCCTACGGCTCGCCTGCCCTGGTCCAGTTGCAGGATCCGGTCCACAAACAGGAACGGCTGGCGATGCGGCAATATCCGCATTATTTCTTCGATATCCATTGTCTGGCCGTCGGGCAAAGAATAACTCTGGCCTGAGGTCAAACTCGGCTGCCGGGTTTGCGGCCTTTGCTGGGCGATCTTCTTGACCAGCTTCAGGTTAAGGGAATGTCCGCTCTTTAAAGCGATGATATGGCCTTTTAAAGGCTGACCCAGGATATACAGGTCGCCGAGGAGGTCAAGCACCTTGTGGCGTACAAATTCATCCTCAAAACGCAATTCATTATTGATCACCCCTTTTTTTCCGACCACCAGGGCGTTCTCATAATTAGCGCCTTTGCCCAGGCCTTTCTTCTTGAGCGCCTCAACTTCATCCTCAAGGCAGAATGTCCGGGCGGGGGCGATATCGTCCCTGAACAGGGCCGAACCGACCACTATCTCCAGGAAATCCGACTTGATAAAATGATTATCATAATCCAGGGTATAAGATATTTTTAATTTATCCGAAGGGAATATCGCGATGCTTGCCCCGGCGTCCTGGACCATTACCGGCTCCTTGACGCTGATATACTTGCGTTCTTTTTCCTGCTCGCAGATGCCGGCAGCGGACAGCGTGTCGATAAATCCCTTGCTGCTTCCGTCCAACCCGCAGACCTCGCTGTTATCGATCTCAATGTCCAGGTTATCGATGCCTAAGCCGAATAACCCGGCCAGCAAATGCTCGACGGTATAGATCTGGACCCCGTCTTTTTCCAGGTGGCTGAAACGCAGGCTTCCTTCCTGCGAAGAGACGTTCTCAACGCAAACCTTGACCGCCGGCTTGTTAGCCAGGTCCACGCGGATGAAATTGATCCCGTTATCGGCAGGCGCGGGCTTAAAGGTAAGGTTGACTTTATTGCCGGTATGAAGGCCGGTGCCTTTGATACTTATCTGTTTAGTTATTGTCCGTTGTTTTTCCATAGTATTTATTTGGTTTTGGTTGCGCTCTTCGAAAGACCCTCGATCTTTTGTTTGATCTCTTTGATCGTTTCGTGCCATTTAGGCAAAGCCTGAACATAGGCGTTTATCCTTTTAGCCTCATCCGCGGGCTTGGCCGGAGTACCCCAGACCACCGAGCCGGCAGGCAAAGACTTACTCACCCCTGATTGCGCCATAACTATCGAATTATCGCCGATAGTGACATGCCCCACTACCCCGGCCTGTCCGGCCAGGATCACGTTGTTGCCGATATTAGTGCTTCCGGAAATGCCCACCTGGGCCACGATCAGGCAGTTGGCGCCGATGGACACGTTATGGGCGATATGCACCAGATTGTCGATCTTGGTCCCCTTACCGATCACGGTCTTGTCAAAACGCGCCCGGTCGATGGTCACGTTCGCGCCGATCTCCACGTCATCTTCCACTACCACCGTTCCTACCTGGGGGATCTTGTGATGCGCCCCGTTCACCGTGACAAAACCGAACCCGTCGGAGCCTACGACCGCGCCGCTGTGAATGATCACCCTGTTGCCGACAGAAACACGCTCGCGGATGCTCACATTGGCGTGGATAACAGTGTCGCTGCCCACAACTGAATGCTTGCCCACATAACATCCGGGATAGATCACGCTGCGATCGCCGATAACCGCTTCATCGTCGATAACCGCGCAGGCGCAAACCGCCGCGCCTATGCCCAGCTTGACGTTCTTTCCAAGTACCGCTTTAGGATCGATGCCCTGGGGATGCTTATCCTCCTGCGGCAGGATAAAAGAAACCGCCTTGGTAAAGGCTAATGAGGGATTGTCGCAGCGGATAACCGGCTTTGCCCCGGGGCTTACTTCCCGGGAAACGATCACCGCCGAGGCCCTGGTCCTTTCCAGAAAAGGCAAGTATTTGGGATTAGCCAAAAAGGTGATATCTCCTTCGCAGGCCTCTTGTATCCCGGAAATCCCCTTGATCTCTATCGAGCCTTCCCCAACGACTTCCCCGCCTACGAGAGCGGCAATTTCTTTAAGGGTCCTTGACATAATTATTTCTTTGAGCTTTTTCCTTTATTGATCAATTCAATGACCTTATCGGTGATATCCAGGGTCTTATCCTGATACACCAATACCCGGTCGTTAAAAACCATGGTATAACCTTCTTTATCGGCTAATTGCTTGATCGTGTCGTTTATATCCTTTAACAGCTCCTGCATTTTCTCGTCCTGTTCCTTGCGCAGGTCAGCCTGTTTTTGCCTGTCGAATTCCTGAAGGTTCTTTACCTTCTTTTCAAAATCATCGCGCTTGGCATCTTTT
It includes:
- a CDS encoding B12-binding domain-containing radical SAM protein, translating into MNIKVLLFNLPPLGGDLFPISLGYIAASLAKNNIDSVIAEIDSLTTLTDKSISRFVLKYKPDVVGLSVCQVNIHLAMQLAKLIKMCDPSIVVVLGGPQATFMPGEALGQMPNVDVICKGEGEAVMPALIKCLEKQGDITKVKGIVFRAEDKLYETQSQPLARNLDKFPSPYQTQVFRWSDHTGAAMLTSRGCTYNCNFCYTPKAFKRTIRSHSPGRVLADMDICYKNGIRRFFFADPSFTFDKSRVRRIMRGIIRKRWKTEIWCETRPELVDAQLLKLMAQAGVKYIAYGLESVDPKVNKAINKRIDLRQFEATIKATRAAGIEPEVFTLYGLPKQTRESCLRTLGFLQGLGVKIKGNSAGQQLILFFGTDVLDNPAKYGIRLFKKKKPLYFSAGADFETDWMNMQDIAFVAGKYKAACVKKDPPGKGCISLLGKA
- a CDS encoding ORF6N domain-containing protein translates to MSGVLSVDLVASRIFSFRGRKVMIDVDLAILYGVSTKRLNEQVKRNRNRFPDDFMFRLTRKEKEELVANCDRFNTLKHSTVFPYVFTEQGVAMLSSVLNSEQAVAVNIQIMRAFVIMRRTGLTYAGLKRKIEEMEQKYDKQFLVVFEAFKKLLDPPPEPKKPPIGFRRD
- the serS gene encoding serine--tRNA ligase, which encodes MLDIKFIRENQEVVAKALKDRNSKFNLAQILDLDNSRRKILVELEELRAQKNKANDEISALLKEKKDPKERISSMKYIAEKIDRLDAQIKESDVNLNQLLLTIPNIPHTSVPVGAPDKARVERSWGAAPKFDFKPLNHIELCQKLDIVDFARGTKLSGANFLLFKGWGAKLERALINFMLDLHTRKHGYTEIFPPFLVNRKTMTGTGQLPKMEEDMYKLKDDDLYLIPTAEVPVTNIYSDEVLNEEDLPKYLTAYTACFRREAGSYGKDTRGMMRVHQFDKVEMVKFVKPEDSYAELESLVGNAEEVLQALGLPYRVISLATQDISFAASKCYDLEAYASGADKWLEVSSCSNFENFQARRANIRFRRKDTKKMDFVHTLNGSGVALARTVIAILENYQQKDGSILIPECLRSYFDGQERIS
- a CDS encoding PilZ domain-containing protein; its protein translation is MSEDQIPTEQRQFPRINVATQVSFAIVMPAYETGSTEDISQGGLCLKVNRVLPLGTVLRLEFDLPGDKPEHIEVLGKVVWQRPDNAAIFSTGIKFLS
- a CDS encoding radical SAM protein, whose translation is MKYIYGPVNSRRIGRSLGVSLTDFKTCNFDCVYCQLGRTRNRYLQRKEYVKIEEIFAEFSSWMECNPDQAKELDYVTLSGTGEPLLNIRIDELIRRIKKATTVPVCVITNSSLLSSSEARQQLLQAELIIPSLDAVTDAIFQAIDRPDPQIKVGDIISGLIELRKEFKGKIWLEVMLIKGMNDSPAHIRRLKEAIDQIKPDKVQLNSPARNTAEAGALKVDDIRLKEIQDLIGPNCEIF
- a CDS encoding glycogen-binding domain-containing protein; this encodes MAKTCSGSKPKVTATVTQFKIYSPKAKKVSVAGCFNNWDPKGLPAKKDTRGNWSVKASLKPGKYEYKFFVDGSWMTDPKAAAVFNSFGTQNSVIEVK
- the lpxI gene encoding UDP-2,3-diacylglucosamine diphosphatase LpxI (LpxI, functionally equivalent to LpxH, replaces it in LPS biosynthesis in a minority of bacteria.), which encodes MDKIGLIAGNRRFPVIFSEEAKKKGCYIVAAGIRGETSWQLKKYADKFYWVSLSDLSRIIDIFRSEGVKKVIMAGQISPARLFSREVRNSKQIQELLLNITDRKANTIFAAIAKKLESEGLELIDSSTYLQDFMPAKGTLTKRQPDPLEWEDVYFGINLARKVAGLDIGLTVAVRNKAIVGVEALEGTDNLIRRAGRIARSGMIVAKAARPDQDMRFDLPVIGLKTIKTLICAKASCLAIEADKTLFLDMKDSLALADRKGIAIVAV
- the lpxA gene encoding acyl-ACP--UDP-N-acetylglucosamine O-acyltransferase, which produces MRIHSTAIVSDKASLAADVEVGPYSIIGDNVVIGPGTKIAGHSVIQGNTTIGANCEVFSFAAVGNKPQDLKFKGEKSFLEIGDNNVIREFCTLNPGTGEGGKTVIGNNNLFMAYAHVAHDCCVGNHCVIVNAATLAGHVVVEDYVHISGFGAAHQFVRVGKYSILAGLSKAVQDVPPFSACDGHPARLYGLNMVGLKRYNISRESIKALGHAFKVLFNSGLPLKKAVIRLKEEKDHCAEVAYLLDFIDNSSRGVCRSCRLPKRNEE
- the lpxC gene encoding UDP-3-O-acyl-N-acetylglucosamine deacetylase, which gives rise to MEKQRTITKQISIKGTGLHTGNKVNLTFKPAPADNGINFIRVDLANKPAVKVCVENVSSQEGSLRFSHLEKDGVQIYTVEHLLAGLFGLGIDNLDIEIDNSEVCGLDGSSKGFIDTLSAAGICEQEKERKYISVKEPVMVQDAGASIAIFPSDKLKISYTLDYDNHFIKSDFLEIVVGSALFRDDIAPARTFCLEDEVEALKKKGLGKGANYENALVVGKKGVINNELRFEDEFVRHKVLDLLGDLYILGQPLKGHIIALKSGHSLNLKLVKKIAQQRPQTRQPSLTSGQSYSLPDGQTMDIEEIMRILPHRQPFLFVDRILQLDQGRRAVGIKNVTINDYFFKGHFPEKPVMPGVIILETMAQVGGVMLLSQAENRGKIAFFMSINNAKFRKVVIPGDQLVFEVTAVKLRSKTGQVHGQATVDGQVVAEADMMFAFGDS
- the lpxD gene encoding UDP-3-O-(3-hydroxymyristoyl)glucosamine N-acyltransferase produces the protein MSRTLKEIAALVGGEVVGEGSIEIKGISGIQEACEGDITFLANPKYLPFLERTRASAVIVSREVSPGAKPVIRCDNPSLAFTKAVSFILPQEDKHPQGIDPKAVLGKNVKLGIGAAVCACAVIDDEAVIGDRSVIYPGCYVGKHSVVGSDTVIHANVSIRERVSVGNRVIIHSGAVVGSDGFGFVTVNGAHHKIPQVGTVVVEDDVEIGANVTIDRARFDKTVIGKGTKIDNLVHIAHNVSIGANCLIVAQVGISGSTNIGNNVILAGQAGVVGHVTIGDNSIVMAQSGVSKSLPAGSVVWGTPAKPADEAKRINAYVQALPKWHETIKEIKQKIEGLSKSATKTK
- a CDS encoding OmpH family outer membrane protein, which translates into the protein MRRSIFVWGVVCGLFLMLSGSKAFAADKFAYIDLSKTLGEYHKTKDYDKTLTDKQNAYNNERDKLIAEVKQLQDKMNLMSDKEKDAKRDDFEKKVKNLQEFDRQKQADLRKEQDEKMQELLKDINDTIKQLADKEGYTMVFNDRVLVYQDKTLDITDKVIELINKGKSSKK